In the bacterium genome, GCCGAGCGATTGTTCCAGTTGTTGCGGCGTCCAGTCATCCAGAAACAGGCCGTCGTGGTTCAGGCAATTGGGCGGCAGAACCAGCAGATCGCCGTTGTGAGCCCCTTTCAGCTGGCGGGCGATGTCCTGGCCGGTAAGCAAGCCGGAGACCGTCACCCGGCGGCCGAAAAAGCGGTTGACCACGGCCTGTAAATTCACCTGCAGGCCGGAGACGGCCTGCAGAGGTGGAAGCACATGCTGCCGCAACAGGGGTTCGGCGGACCGGCCGGTGACCAGCGTGATACGCTTGGCGTGAACGCGCTTGGGAAAGTAGCGTGTCTGCCGCTTAACCGTATCGATCAGATCGCGGCACATGCCAACGCCGTTTTCGATCTGGCTGAAATCCTCATAGCGCGCCCTGGGCGGGATCGGCGCCCGGGCACGAAGATAGAACTCGTCGGCCGCATACACCCAGTAACAATCCGAATCGCGCTTGCACCCTTGCGCGTATTTTTCAATGATCCGCAGGGTCTGGCGGGCTAGAAGAGGCGAAACCGGCGGCAGATAGGTTAATCCGCGGCGATGACGGGTAAGGCCCAACGGCACCACGGCGACGGACTGCAGGCCGGGATAAAAGGGGTACAGGCGCTGCAGCGTATCCTGCAGCACCAAACCGTCGTTATATCCGGGACAGAGCACAATCTGCGCATGCACCTCGATGCCCTGGTCGGTCAGAAAACGGATCTTTTCCATCAGGCGATCATCGTGCTTGATGCCCAATAGGCGCCGGCGCACCTCCGGATCCACCGCATGGATGGAAACATAGATGGGAGACAAACGCTGTTCCACGATTCGAACCAAGTCCCGGCGGGTAACGTTGGTCAGCGTGACATAATTGCCGTATAAAAAGGAGAGCCGGTAATCCTCGTCTTTGAAATACAGCGAACGGCGCAGACCGCCTGGATTTTGATCGATAAAGCAAAAGACGCAGCGGTTGCCGCAATGCCGGTATTTCATGCCGTGGAATTCTACGCCAAAGGACCCTTCCCAGGTACGCCGCAGCGACCGGCTGAAGACGCGGGCGCCGCGTTGAATCACCAGGCGCAGTCGGGCATCGGCCGAATAGTATTGAAAATCGATTTCATCCTGAATCGGATGGCCGTTAATCTCCAAAATCTGATCGCCCGGTTGCAGCGATAGATCAGCGGCAGGAGAAGGTTTATCAACGCGAATGATTATCATCTTTCCGTAACGGTCTGCGCCATATCTTTCTACGATAGCTGCGGATGCCGATGGAGACAAATATTTTTATCGTCGCGGCCAAGGGTACGGCGATGACCAGACCGAGCACGCCCAGCTGATTGGAGAAAATCAGGATGGAAAAGATCACCCACACCGGATGCAGTCCAACGCGATCACCGACGATACGCGGAGCGATGTAAGAGCTTTCCAGGATCCGCACCCCTTCGATCGCGGCGATGATCTTGAGACTGGTCACGATCGGATCCGGGCCGGTCAAGGAGATCAGCAGGCCGACAAACAGCGTGATGGCGAGACCCACATAGGGAACGATGTTCAGGGCGCCGGCCAGCAAACCGAGCAAAATCGCATAGGGTGCGCGCAAGGCCAACAGAGCCAGTGTCGAGAGCACGGCGACCAGCAGACAGACGATGAATTGACCGCGGAAAAATCCGCTGATGATCGTGTTGATGCGTTCCAGATAATCCCGGACCACCCAGCTGGACTCGATGGGCAACAGCTCCAGAATCCACCGTTTGACCTTGTCAAAGTCCTTCAGGATATAAAAGAAGAGAAACGGCACCAGCACGCCGTACAGCAACCGACCGATGATCGGCGGGGCATATTTGGGAAATTGCATCACCATGTTCAGCGCCGACTCGAACAGCTGATCATATTTCTCCGGCAGGGTGACCTCGAAAAATTCCTCCAGCCGTTCCGGATCAATGTGCAGGCTGCTGAAAAATTCGGCGCCGTCGACCCGCATCCACTCCGCCAGGCGGGTGGGCAGGCCCAGAAGAAAGATCAGCAGGCGGCCGAGTTCTTCAAAGATGCGCGGCAGGAGAAAATACCCCGCCGCTGCGAACGAGCCGAGAGTGACGCTGACGATGATCGAGACGCTGACCAGCCGGGGTATCTTTCTTTTTTCCAGCTTGCTGACCAGAGGATCGAACAGATAGGCCAGAGCGAAGGCGATAAAAAACGGCGCGACGATCGCCTTGGTCTCACGGAGAAACCAAAAAGTGAAAATTCCCACTACCACCCAAATCAGGTGACGCACGAAATCGTAATCCCGGTAGGGCAACAAAAGGACGATTAAAACGATGGCCAGCACCAGCGGGATGAGGGCCGACTTGATCTGATAGAGAAAAAAAGCGAAAATCAGCGAGACAAAAATAATAAACAGGATGTCC is a window encoding:
- a CDS encoding DUF512 domain-containing protein; amino-acid sequence: MIIIRVDKPSPAADLSLQPGDQILEINGHPIQDEIDFQYYSADARLRLVIQRGARVFSRSLRRTWEGSFGVEFHGMKYRHCGNRCVFCFIDQNPGGLRRSLYFKDEDYRLSFLYGNYVTLTNVTRRDLVRIVEQRLSPIYVSIHAVDPEVRRRLLGIKHDDRLMEKIRFLTDQGIEVHAQIVLCPGYNDGLVLQDTLQRLYPFYPGLQSVAVVPLGLTRHRRGLTYLPPVSPLLARQTLRIIEKYAQGCKRDSDCYWVYAADEFYLRARAPIPPRARYEDFSQIENGVGMCRDLIDTVKRQTRYFPKRVHAKRITLVTGRSAEPLLRQHVLPPLQAVSGLQVNLQAVVNRFFGRRVTVSGLLTGQDIARQLKGAHNGDLLVLPPNCLNHDGLFLDDWTPQQLEQSLGVRVYQPSNFLQLVKVL
- a CDS encoding AI-2E family transporter, translating into MGHSQLEKLDILFIIFVSLIFAFFLYQIKSALIPLVLAIVLIVLLLPYRDYDFVRHLIWVVVGIFTFWFLRETKAIVAPFFIAFALAYLFDPLVSKLEKRKIPRLVSVSIIVSVTLGSFAAAGYFLLPRIFEELGRLLIFLLGLPTRLAEWMRVDGAEFFSSLHIDPERLEEFFEVTLPEKYDQLFESALNMVMQFPKYAPPIIGRLLYGVLVPFLFFYILKDFDKVKRWILELLPIESSWVVRDYLERINTIISGFFRGQFIVCLLVAVLSTLALLALRAPYAILLGLLAGALNIVPYVGLAITLFVGLLISLTGPDPIVTSLKIIAAIEGVRILESSYIAPRIVGDRVGLHPVWVIFSILIFSNQLGVLGLVIAVPLAATIKIFVSIGIRSYRRKIWRRPLRKDDNHSR